The window AAGGCAGGAACGCCAAACGCCCCGTACATGAAGATATAGTTGAGGACAATGTTGATCGGAATGGTCGTCATCGTGATATACATGGTGAGCCGTGTCCGCCCGTGCGCGTCGATAAAATTTCTGAGAACGATCGCAGGTGCAACAGGGATAAGCCCAAGCGCAATATAGGACAGATACTCCATCGTAATGCGTTCCACCACGGGTTCAAGTGCAAGAGCGCGGACGAGTGCAGGCACAGTCAAGACACCGCATATGAGCAGGAGCACAGAAAGAAGCATCGACCAGTAGAAACTCTGCTGAACAACGCGGCGGATCTCAAGTGGGCGACGCGCACCATAGTGTTGTGCAATGACGGGGGTCAGCCCCGAAACAAGCCCCATGAAAGCGCCGAAAACGGGGAAAAATATGCTCGCCCCAACGGCAATCCCCGCGAGATCCTCCTTGCTGATATGCCCCGCCATAACTGTATTGAAAAACCCCGGCGCAATCAGCGAAACCTGCGTGACGAGAATCGGGAGAAGCACGACAAAGAACTGCCGCGCACGCGCCGGATAACCGTGAACTTCCTTGAGCACCTTCTCTCCCTCTCTCTCACCTCATCCAAAGTAGTCTGCGATGCCGTCGGCAATGCCCCGAGCAATCTTCTTGACCCCCGCCTCGCTGTTCATCATCTTTTCCTCATCGGGATTGGAAATAAAGGAAATCTCCACGAGAATGGCGGGCATATTCGTATGTTTCACCACATAGAAATTGCACGTCTGCGTCCCGCGATCCACTGTGCCAATACTGTCGATGAGCGCCGTACGCACGCTGTCGGCGAGCAGCCGCGACTGCTTTGTCCCCTTTTCGTAATAGTATGCCGTCGTCCCCTTCACCTCGCGGTTTGTAAACGCATCCGCGTGAATGGAGAGAAAGATGTCCGCATTTGCCTTATTCGCAACATCGCAGCGCGCTTGAAGCTCCTCCACCGATGTCGCAGCCGCCCCTTTCTCGGAAACCTCCGTATCGCCCGTCCGTGTGAGGACGACCTGCGCCCCCTCCGCTTCGAGGAGGCGTTTCAGCTCACGGCTGACACGCATCGTCACGGACTTCTCCATGATGCCCGTCGGACCGATCGCCCCCGAGTCACTGCCGCCATGTCCCGGATCAATGGCGATCCTTCGCCCCTTCATTCCCGTGATCTCCGAGAGGTCGCGCTCCAGCTGATCCTGCGCCGTATCTCCCTCTTCCTCCGACTCATCCTCATCCGACGCAGAGGGGAGGGGGTCGGGCTTCCACGTTTCCTGCGGAGGGTTCACCGCCGCCCCACCCGCAGGAGTGCCAAAGTCCATGACAACACGCGGCTTTTCCCCATCGATGGAAAAGATTTTCCAGCCGCCCTTCTGCACCGTCGTTTCCAGTACAACGCGAACCGTCGTGGGGTCAAACTGCGCGATACGTACCCGCGAGAGGAGCGGCGAATCCACCGCTATATCCTTCTTCGCTTCGGGGGCAATCCACGCATTCTGAATGTCCAAAACAACGCGCGTCGGATGCGACAGAACACTTTGCCGGTAGGAAACGGGACGATCCGAATCTACAACAACACGAACATTTCCATCCGTACGCCCGATACGAATACCGGTGACCTTTGCCATGTCTTTTGCGCGGTCACTGAATGCCGCCTCCGCCGTTCCGGCAGAGATGACGGCGAGCATGCCGACGAGGATCACGATGAGCAATGAAATGATGCGGCGCACAAGTCCACCCTCCCAAACAATGAACGGATAAAAACCTGCGAAGTATGCTTCTCAGCTGCTTCGCAGGCTCTTGATCGTTATGGTTCGATTCTCTATTGTATCTCTGCAGAACCTTCCCCCGGCTCCGTCCCGGGTGCTCCTGCACTGCGGTCTGCACTCCGCGCTTTTTTCGCCTTCTGTGACACAC of the Selenomonas dianae genome contains:
- a CDS encoding N-acetylmuramoyl-L-alanine amidase, which translates into the protein MRRIISLLIVILVGMLAVISAGTAEAAFSDRAKDMAKVTGIRIGRTDGNVRVVVDSDRPVSYRQSVLSHPTRVVLDIQNAWIAPEAKKDIAVDSPLLSRVRIAQFDPTTVRVVLETTVQKGGWKIFSIDGEKPRVVMDFGTPAGGAAVNPPQETWKPDPLPSASDEDESEEEGDTAQDQLERDLSEITGMKGRRIAIDPGHGGSDSGAIGPTGIMEKSVTMRVSRELKRLLEAEGAQVVLTRTGDTEVSEKGAAATSVEELQARCDVANKANADIFLSIHADAFTNREVKGTTAYYYEKGTKQSRLLADSVRTALIDSIGTVDRGTQTCNFYVVKHTNMPAILVEISFISNPDEEKMMNSEAGVKKIARGIADGIADYFG